GGCAAATGAAGGGCGGCGCCCAGGCTGTGCCGGTTTCAATACGACATTACAATTCTTGCGACACGCATTAATGCCCGCAACTGCGCAGGGCCAGGTGCAGTGGGAAGCTGCCTGCGGCTCGTCCCTGGCTCGCATGGACTGACCTGCGGTGGAGCGGCCATGGCATCTGGTTGGCAGACGACCTGGTCCCGCCATTCGTTCCCCGCACGACGTCGCACGTTTCTGGCCCGACCTCTTCGCGTCCTGAACTTTCGGCTGGAGGGTGACCCGAGGTCCGCTGGGCTGATGCCGGCTGTGCGGAGGGGAACAGACCGCCTGAGGTTGGTGAAGATGTGTCAGCCGAATCTGGAGTTCGATCACCGTGCGGAGCGCCGTGGTAAAACGGGGCTCCGTGGTCGCTCGTCGATCCGGTTGTGGCCGCCTCGGTGCGCCGTCGTTTGCCGCCGTTGATGTCAGGCCGACGGTCTATGCGCTGATGGGCAACTCCCGCGCTCGCTGGCGCGCCTTGGCTCTCAGGTTCTTGAGGCGCCCGTGGAACGCGTTGTGGTGGTTCTGGTCGAGGTTCAGTGGCAGGTCAAGATGAGAGATGAGCTCGGACTCCATGGCCCACGGTTCTTCTTGCTCGATCCAGCACACTCGCGCGTTCTCTGCCATCCAATGACTGAGGGTCGCCTCGCCGGCCTCGCCAAAGGTCATGCGCTTGCCGCTGCCCACGCGGCGCAGTTCGAACCCGAGCAGGCAGCCGAGTGTCAGTCGCAGCGTCGATCCGGCCGCGTTGCCCCGGTAGTGGTACCGCACACGCTTCCGCAGGTTCTGCGTGCTGATTCGGTTCGCCATGTACCGCGGGGCTATGCCGACGTACAGCAGGCGTTCGGCGTCCAGGTCGTGGTGGGGTGCCTGCTTGAAGTGCCACCCGTAGACCCCCGCCACGGCGGGAACAGGGCTCGGGCGCAGCAAGACCTCCGGCGCCGACCACAGTCGGTCGGGACGGGTGAGAGCGGTAGCTTCCACGAAGCCTCCAAGTGCGCTGATGCTTAACAGCCGCAGGCTACTGGTGGATGCCGACAGAGCATCCTGGTCTGCTGGCTCCGCGGACCCATGCCGCCAGCTCGTATCGCGAGCTGGAAGGAGGAACTCCGTAGTGCATTGGCCAAAGCTCGGAGAGACGCGTTAGGGATATGTCCAACGGATGGTCGTCGTATAACCTGTCAGGGCGTCATATGCCTGCCGTACACGGGGGACCAACACATGGACCAGCAATTCTCCGCTGCCGACGTTGAGCGAGCGGTCGGCATCTCACCGGTGTCGTACCTCGGTACGGGCACTTTCGGTGAGACGTGGAGGGTTGTCGACGGCGAGCGGGATGCAGCATACAAGATCATTTATCGTGACGATGCTGACTTGGAGCGCCTCCGCCGGGAGATCACTAGTTACCGGAGGGTAGTTTCTGAGAACGTCGTTCGCCTGGACGACGTTGTTCTGCTTGATATCGCAGGGCGGCGCAGGGTCACTCTCGTCTTCGAGTACATCGAGGGCGGTGACCTTGCCGAAGCAGTCCCCCCGGTCCGCCCGACTGCCGATGAACTCGTCAATTTGGCGAGCGGCTTGCTGAGCGGCATATCGGCGATTCATGCAGCGAACCTGTTGCATCGCGATCTGAAACCAGCCAACATCGCTCTTCGGGGCGGGGACTATGCCCACCCGGTCATCTTGGATTTGGGGCTCGCCAAGCTGATGGACGTAGAGTCCATCACCCGGTATCCGCAGCTGATCGGAACGCCGATGTACATGGCTCCAGAGCAACTTCGTGGAGAGCGGGCGCTCAAGGCAAGTGACCTGTGGGCGATCGGTGTAGTGCTCTATGAGGCAGCGACCGGTGAGCATCCGTACGTCGCGCAGGGGGAAACGCTATCGTGGGACGAATTTTTCGAGCGTATCTCCCGCAAGCCCTCAATCCCCAGCTTTGTCCCAGCTAGGGTTGCTGACTTGATTGATCGGTGCCTGTCTGAGCAGCCTCACAAGAGGGGCACCGTGGCCAGAGCTATCCGTCGCGTCAAGGGGGAGTAGACATGAGTGGTGACGATGAACTGCATTTCGTTGTGGACTCGGCGAATGCCGACTTCTCCGATGCGGAGACGATCGACGACGACCTCTTTGGCTGGGAAGCTGAGGCAGAAGCGGACGCTGAGGCCCTGGTTGACTCCGTTGATGAAGAACGCTTTGGTGCGGCGAGGGAATGCCTGGAAAGCGGCAAGCCGCTCTTCATGGTCCAGCGCAGTCATCAGCATTCATCGATTATTCCGGCGGCGTTGAACCGGATCAATGCACTGCATGGCAACTCCTTGAACCTTGGCGTAGTTGCTCCGATTCCCCGAATGCGTCCCACTGGCCAGTCCGGAATCCCTAGTTTTTTCGGTAATACCGCCATTGCGCCGATTCAGGTTGCTGATCCTGAGTGTTTCGCCAGGCCTGATTCGTTTGGCACGATGCTTGCAGATCAACGGGACGGAAAGCCCTACGCTGGAACGTCGACGTCGGGGAGATGGCCCTACTTCAATCGTGTCCTCCCCTCTGGCTGGACAGCAGAGTGGGTTGCAGAGGTGGTGCGCACCCAACGCGACCTAGGGGCAACTCTTCTCTTGACCCCCGGACTCTGGATGGACCCGGCTGACAGGGCAGGAAGCCTACGCATCCTCCGAGAGCATGTGGATTGGGCGCGTGACGAGATTCGTGATCACGAGAACCTTGCAGTCAACGTGACCATTCCATACACGTGGCTCACCACGGGGCGCCTGCGCGACGCGCTTCTCGCCGAATTACTCGACATGGACGAGGACATTTACTACGTTCGAGTTCGTTGGCCGCTCCTTGCCCAGCCTTACGGACAGCTTGCATCAACCGAAATCCTGGACGGGTATGTAGAGCTGTCGAGTGTCTGCGAGGAGAACGACAAGTTTCTGATCCTGCCCAATACTGCGCTGACGGGCTGGGTGGCGCTCGCTTGGGGAGCCAGCGGTCTCTCTACTGGGATCGGAACAGGTGAGCGTTCGTTCGCCGACACGAAGGTAATTAAGATCAAGCGCACGACCCCTAGGCCGGCGCCCACCAACAGAACGTTCCGGCGCAGTCTGCTACACGTGGTCGACGTAGACACGGACGCGTTGCTTTCATCGCTCGCTGGGCAGCGTGCATGCGGTTGCGAGTTTTGCCGAGCTCAAACGCCAGGCCTGTGGGACAAGGCAAAATCCGGTGCACACTACCTGTTGAAGACAGCTGAGATCGTGGCCGAAGCGTCGGATCACTCCCGCGGGCGAAGGGCTGGAACACGATCGATAGCTCGGGAAGCCAGAGACTTCAGGGACTCGGCGTCGCCTGTCGTTCCGCTGAATAACGCAAACGATCCAAAGCATTTGGATCTCTGGCTGGATCGACTTAAGTAAGGAGCAACGTTGACTTTCGAGGATCGTCTCCGCTGCTGGTGGTGATCAGCTTACCGAATACGTGCCCCCAGAAACCGGAATTACCTCCCGAGCCGCGAACCGCAAGCACTCGCTCCGCCACAACGAAACGCTCATTGTTCTTCGGTGACTTACGTGACGGGTTCGCGACTACCGTGAGGGGCTCTTTGAAGGGATCCGCTGAAACGGATAGGAGCCCGATTCCTGCATGTTCCAATGCGGCGCGCAAGGTGTCTTGCGTTTTCGGTAGGCGCTCCGAATCCATAGCCAAGAAAGTTTTGTTGGCGAACCTAGCGTGGGAGCTTGCTTGCCCAAGGGCTCTCTGCCAGTCAGTGCGTTTTACTTCGATCGCGTAGAGGCTTGTAGTCGGGCACTGGTAGACATGTTTGGATTTCCATTGGCCTCGGCCTGCCCGCTCAACCCACCCGTACTCCATTAGCATTGGCATCAGTTGCTGGGTGATATGCGATGGAGAGGTGAGGGTGCTTGCCGCGATTTCTGATGTCGTAGCAGCAGGCGATGAGCGGTTTCCGACCTCGCATTTATGTTGAGTCGAGGTGAGAAAAGATGCGATATCAATCGCAGACTTCGATTGAATGGGGTGCAATCCCCACCTTTTCCGCTCCTCTATTACTTGCCTGTTGAAAACGGCAAAAATGAGATCAGCGACACCCTTCGGTGTTTGAATCTCATAGAAGTGCTCCCAGGGTGTCCTAGGGGATGTGAATTTGTATCGATTTTCGGTAAGGGGTCGCAACATGTCGGCTTCCCTTTTGAATTTAGTCATGCGACGCCTCCGACAGCTTGCTTCGCGAAGCCTCCATCGTACGAGATGGAACTGACAGTGAGCGCAGCTTCGCTCCGTTATTCGAGCCGATACCGGCGCATCTGGCAGCCTCGCTGTGGAAGTCCCGGTCGAAGGCCATTGCGGTCCAGGACCCTGGGCTGTCGTCGAGCCCATTGGCGGTCGGCTGCGGCCATGGGGGCTGCTGCTCACCGAGGTCGGCGTAAGGACTTTGGCCGGGAGCTGCTTTGGCGCGAGTGATCATGGCCCCGTAAGCTTGCGGCGCGTCGGGCAGTCTGTGGACCTGCCCGGTAAAGCACGACGTTGGGGCCATGATCTTCGAGGCTCGTGCCAAAGTGGCTGGCTAAAGTCGTGGAGCCAACCGCCCCAGCCACGACGTACCTCTCCCTGGCATCAGGCGGCTGATTGCTGTGCGCGCGGCACGGGCGCCGGCCGGGCTGGAGCGGGGCGGAGACAGGAGCGCAGGCCCGGCCGGGGGCCGGGCCGCGCGCGGTGAGCGGAGCGAGCCGCCTTGAACCAGTAGAGAAAGTTGTAACTCAGTCTGTGGTGCGGGGCTTGAAGTCGTACGCGCAGGTTGGGAGTTCGACACCTTGGCGGTGGGACAACGGCAGGAAGACCACTGGCCGGATGGTCCAGGTGATGCGGGTGCTGGCGTGGGTCACGGAGACCGTGCAGGGTTCCATGCGTAAGAGGGCTCGTCGCGTATCGATGCGGCCGTCATAGAGCCAGGCCCAGGCCTCGTCGGAGGCGTCCGGATCGAGTGCTGGTGAGATCGTACGTAGGGCGACCGCTACCCATCTGTCGGCTTGTGGCGCCGAGTAGGCGTCGAAGGATCCCCGAAGTGCTGGCAACCCTGCCTCGTCGTTGACGTCTTGCGTCCAGCACTCGCACCAGAAGCCCCGCTGGGGCTTGTCCATCAGCACGGGTGTCCTCCCGGCTGGGTGTCCGTGAAGAGTTCGGCGGTGACGGTGTAGCCGCTGTGGCTGCCGTGGACGACGACCCGGTGGGCGATGACGCTGACCATGCCCAAGCCGCGGCCGTGTACCGCGTCCATGCTCGGTTGCTCGACCTTCGGGGCGGTGCCCGTTCCTCCCTCGTCGGTGACCGACAGGGCAACCACCTTGGGCGAGACCGCGAGGGCCAGGTGGAAGCTGCCTACCCCGCCGCTGGCCGTGTGGAGGATCGCGTTCGCGCTCAGCTCGCTCACGATCAGTTCGGCGTCGTCGGCCAGGGGAGATCCGCGCAGGATGTCCCGTGTCCAGCGGCGGGCCCGGCTCACCTCTTCCGGAAAACCTGGGCAAGTGAGTCCCCAGACCCGGGTGGTGCTCGTATACTCGTGCATACAAGTTCCTTCGTGCTGGTAGGCCGCCATGTGCAGCGGGTTCGGGCTAGACGAGTTTCACGCCGTCGTGGGCGCGGATGGCCGGCGGGGATACCGCGTCCAATGCGTCCAGGACGCGGATCGCGTATGCCTCGTCGGCGAGTTCGATGACCTCTTCGCGGGTGGCCCAGCGCAGTGCGCGGGTCTCGTCCCCGGTGGTGGGCGTGCCGTCGGCGGCCTCACAGCGGAAGACCATGGAGACGATCAAGCCCTTCATGTTCTTGTAGATCCCGGTCAGGGTCGCGGGAAGCGCGATCTTGATGCCGGTCTCTTCGAGAACTTCGCGCTGGAGGGCCTCGGGGATGGTTTCCTCGCGTTCGAGGATTCCGCCCGGGGGTTCCCAGTGGCCGTTGTCGCGGCGTTTGATCAAGAGGGCGCGGTCCTGGTCGTCGACGATGACTCCGGCGACGCTCACGGAGTGCGGACGGTCGGTGCTCACGTTCCTCTGCCCTCTCGGATGGCTAGGCTCTCCACCGTAGCAACAAAGCTCGCCCACTCGTCTAGATACCTAAAGGAGTACACGTGCCCTCTCTTTCCTCCGGCCTCCTCGGCGACCTCGATCCCACGAGCGATCGTGCGGTCTTCCGGCAGATCGCCGACCAGCTGCGCGAGGCCATCGACCGTGGGCGATTCAAGGAGGGCGAAAAGCTGCCCTCCGAAGCGGAGCTTGTCGAACATTACGGGGTTTCCCGTATGACGGTTCGAAACTCCTTCTCCGTCCTCCAGGGCGAGGGCCTGGTGCACGCCGAGCACGGCAAGGGCGTCTTCGTGCGACCACGCCCGCCTGTACGGCGGCTCGCCTCAGACCGGTTCGCCCGGCGCCATCGCGAGCAGGGGAAGTCCGCCTTCATCGTGGAGGCCGACGCCGCCGGCAGTCACCCACAGGTGGACAGCCTGGAAGTCAAGGAGGAGAAAGCCAGTCAGGATGTCTCCACCCGACTCGGGTCCGTGCGGCGGGTGCTGGCCCGGCGCCGCCGGTATCTGCTGGACGGGCGGCCCGTCGAGTTCGCCACCTCGTATCTGCCCCTCGACATCGCGCGCGGGACGCCGATCGCCGAGCCGAACCCCGGGCCCGGTGGCATCTACGCCCGGCTTGAGGAGCTGGGGCACCGCCTCGACCGCTTCGAGGAAGAGATCCGTGCCCGGATGCCCTCACCCGATGAGGTCCGGACACTGCGGCTGGCCTCCGGCGTGCCGGTCATTCACCTGATCCGGACCGCGTTCGACCAGGAAGGGCGGGCCGTGGAGGTCTGTGACACGGTCATGGCGGCGGACGCGTACGTGCTGTCGTACCAGCTCCCGGCGACGTGATCGCCTGATCGGCGGCGGTGCGCGGGGACGCTGCTCCGAACTCGTACACCTCAACAGGCATACTCGTATAGACGAGTGGGCAAGTTGTGTGGCAAGGTGGTTGCCGTTCCCGGGAGGCCGGGTTCGAACCCTGCATCTTGTATAGACGAGTAGATGGGAA
The genomic region above belongs to Streptomyces coeruleorubidus and contains:
- a CDS encoding GntR family transcriptional regulator, encoding MPSLSSGLLGDLDPTSDRAVFRQIADQLREAIDRGRFKEGEKLPSEAELVEHYGVSRMTVRNSFSVLQGEGLVHAEHGKGVFVRPRPPVRRLASDRFARRHREQGKSAFIVEADAAGSHPQVDSLEVKEEKASQDVSTRLGSVRRVLARRRRYLLDGRPVEFATSYLPLDIARGTPIAEPNPGPGGIYARLEELGHRLDRFEEEIRARMPSPDEVRTLRLASGVPVIHLIRTAFDQEGRAVEVCDTVMAADAYVLSYQLPAT
- a CDS encoding ATP-binding protein, which encodes MHEYTSTTRVWGLTCPGFPEEVSRARRWTRDILRGSPLADDAELIVSELSANAILHTASGGVGSFHLALAVSPKVVALSVTDEGGTGTAPKVEQPSMDAVHGRGLGMVSVIAHRVVVHGSHSGYTVTAELFTDTQPGGHPC
- a CDS encoding NUDIX hydrolase translates to MSVAGVIVDDQDRALLIKRRDNGHWEPPGGILEREETIPEALQREVLEETGIKIALPATLTGIYKNMKGLIVSMVFRCEAADGTPTTGDETRALRWATREEVIELADEAYAIRVLDALDAVSPPAIRAHDGVKLV
- a CDS encoding GIY-YIG nuclease family protein — translated: MEATALTRPDRLWSAPEVLLRPSPVPAVAGVYGWHFKQAPHHDLDAERLLYVGIAPRYMANRISTQNLRKRVRYHYRGNAAGSTLRLTLGCLLGFELRRVGSGKRMTFGEAGEATLSHWMAENARVCWIEQEEPWAMESELISHLDLPLNLDQNHHNAFHGRLKNLRAKARQRARELPISA
- a CDS encoding serine/threonine-protein kinase, with protein sequence MDQQFSAADVERAVGISPVSYLGTGTFGETWRVVDGERDAAYKIIYRDDADLERLRREITSYRRVVSENVVRLDDVVLLDIAGRRRVTLVFEYIEGGDLAEAVPPVRPTADELVNLASGLLSGISAIHAANLLHRDLKPANIALRGGDYAHPVILDLGLAKLMDVESITRYPQLIGTPMYMAPEQLRGERALKASDLWAIGVVLYEAATGEHPYVAQGETLSWDEFFERISRKPSIPSFVPARVADLIDRCLSEQPHKRGTVARAIRRVKGE